A window of the Burkholderia sp. 9120 genome harbors these coding sequences:
- a CDS encoding YebB family permuted papain-like enzyme, which yields MSRQADATSLAHLRVGDLVFIRVTARPFLEVANATNSWTNHVGIVIDDRGDDPLIAESTFPLARTTPMTRFVKRSENGRYAIARLATPLDDTHRHKLIDAVTSRMGAFYDTGFNLNSRGQFCSRFVREVVFDATSIQLGEVETFATLLRRHPDPKLGFWRLWYFGRIPWHRPTVTPASLLRSPHLRMVSDTPEIVPALSTTRSGH from the coding sequence ATGTCGAGACAAGCGGACGCAACGTCGTTGGCCCATCTACGCGTTGGCGATCTGGTTTTCATCCGCGTCACCGCGCGGCCGTTTCTTGAGGTGGCTAACGCCACGAACTCCTGGACGAATCACGTGGGTATCGTTATCGACGATCGCGGCGACGATCCGCTGATTGCGGAAAGCACCTTTCCTTTAGCGCGAACCACGCCGATGACACGCTTTGTCAAACGCTCCGAAAACGGGCGCTACGCGATCGCGAGACTCGCCACGCCGCTTGACGATACCCATCGCCACAAACTGATCGACGCGGTGACAAGCCGCATGGGCGCGTTCTACGACACCGGCTTCAATCTGAATTCGCGAGGGCAGTTCTGTTCGCGCTTCGTTCGCGAGGTCGTTTTCGACGCGACAAGTATTCAACTCGGCGAGGTGGAGACCTTTGCGACGCTGCTGCGGCGTCATCCCGATCCGAAGCTGGGATTCTGGCGGCTCTGGTATTTCGGCCGGATTCCGTGGCACCGTCCCACTGTGACGCCAGCGAGTTTGCTTCGAAGCCCGCATTTGCGGATGGTGAGCGACACCCCTGAAATAGTGCCTGCGCTTTCGACAACGAGAAGCGGTCATTAA
- a CDS encoding PAAR domain-containing protein gives MTKKHYIVEGDTHSHGGRVISGAPTARINGRAIARLNDPAICEIHGQTHIAQVAGNARFAGQPAACDGDKLACGARLIASQKSAGG, from the coding sequence ATGACTAAAAAACACTACATCGTCGAAGGCGACACCCATAGCCACGGCGGCCGCGTGATATCAGGTGCGCCCACCGCCCGCATCAACGGCCGAGCGATCGCACGCCTGAACGACCCCGCTATCTGCGAGATCCACGGCCAGACTCACATCGCTCAGGTGGCCGGCAATGCACGCTTCGCAGGTCAGCCGGCCGCGTGCGATGGCGACAAACTCGCGTGTGGCGCACGTCTGATCGCCAGTCAGAAAAGCGCGGGCGGTTGA
- the yiaA gene encoding inner membrane protein YiaA yields MDRSTQQPSFAFVAASWGALLAGFFAFLLGLWNAGMQLNEKGYYFTVLVFGLFAAISLQKSVRDRVEGIPVTAIYYGLCWVSLLLSILLLGAGLFNATLALSEKGFYGMAFILALFGSVAVQKNTRDIKATKPQFAEVDPAQGTPE; encoded by the coding sequence ATGGACCGTTCCACGCAACAGCCGTCTTTCGCATTCGTTGCCGCTTCATGGGGCGCATTACTGGCTGGATTCTTTGCGTTTCTGCTCGGCCTGTGGAATGCCGGTATGCAGCTCAACGAGAAAGGTTATTACTTCACGGTGCTCGTATTTGGTTTATTCGCGGCGATTTCGCTGCAAAAGAGCGTGCGCGATCGCGTAGAAGGCATTCCTGTTACGGCGATTTACTACGGCCTGTGCTGGGTTTCGCTTCTGCTGTCCATCCTGCTGCTTGGCGCGGGGCTGTTCAACGCGACGCTGGCGCTGAGCGAAAAAGGCTTCTACGGTATGGCGTTTATTCTGGCGTTGTTCGGCTCGGTTGCCGTGCAGAAGAACACGCGCGATATCAAGGCCACCAAACCGCAATTCGCGGAAGTCGATCCGGCTCAGGGTACGCCGGAATAA
- a CDS encoding DUF2875 family protein, giving the protein MLKLFSVGDYLSLGDASMIQRMLVLILPPLLLAGGLYAGYAVWTRSGEALQRVDSATIQAAVASEKPAAVAAHDLRFALEIRRFGVTVDRFRQRAMLLRLDEAGPKGTFLLQDPNEYPYTDDDRTSAGLQRENNVFGYTLRQWVDYWPIPVIAAGPPRNASDPLADRMATHIGQADNGAGIGNTLYIRLDEIHSEQGDDVMSRLFEFFDEHPDLPAVVVLVEDGLDTRAYMRTPGENYAEQSNVSGYFIPKRPDSFVALLVTRKDRVDRMIRPYVVEAPEAIDNTKTQYDVIKLWNYFWSIQKAYWEHDKEEMPWDYWQSKLPEFWTTTPLKIPQGFKPNPWVPIPWTTWQLTEYDNWPVLAYLHRPVRIDLSNNHGEPLKKGERIEKLREGWQQALGTLAPNDQPSRIFHDTGMSTNSLALLIQALHDNPQHIDLDDPKDAFDMQRRIGGDTGTSSTWVQMTLALMMGYSDGKTSALINLRDPLHATIVMVSPPDQTSREANPQTFSWDF; this is encoded by the coding sequence ATGTTGAAGTTGTTTTCGGTGGGTGATTATTTATCTTTAGGAGACGCATCGATGATCCAGCGCATGCTGGTGCTGATCTTGCCACCTTTATTGCTGGCAGGAGGCCTATATGCCGGATACGCGGTGTGGACTCGTAGTGGCGAAGCACTCCAACGGGTCGATTCTGCGACGATACAGGCTGCCGTTGCCAGTGAAAAACCTGCCGCCGTGGCGGCTCACGATCTGCGCTTTGCGCTTGAGATACGTCGATTTGGTGTGACGGTCGACAGATTCCGACAGCGGGCGATGCTGCTACGCCTCGATGAAGCAGGTCCCAAGGGTACATTCCTGTTGCAGGATCCCAATGAATATCCCTACACAGACGACGATCGCACGTCTGCTGGTCTACAACGCGAAAACAACGTGTTCGGTTACACACTTCGGCAATGGGTCGACTACTGGCCCATTCCTGTGATTGCGGCCGGACCTCCTCGCAATGCTTCTGATCCGCTTGCCGATCGCATGGCAACACATATCGGACAGGCCGACAACGGCGCGGGAATTGGAAATACGCTTTACATCCGACTCGACGAGATTCACTCCGAGCAGGGCGACGATGTGATGAGTCGCCTCTTCGAATTCTTCGATGAGCATCCAGACTTGCCCGCCGTTGTCGTACTCGTCGAGGACGGCCTCGATACCCGGGCGTATATGCGCACGCCTGGAGAGAACTATGCGGAGCAGTCAAATGTGAGCGGGTACTTCATTCCTAAGAGGCCAGACAGTTTCGTCGCGCTCCTGGTCACGCGCAAGGACCGCGTTGATCGAATGATCCGGCCGTACGTGGTTGAGGCGCCCGAAGCAATCGACAACACCAAAACACAGTACGACGTGATCAAGCTGTGGAATTACTTCTGGAGTATTCAAAAAGCCTACTGGGAACACGACAAAGAAGAGATGCCATGGGACTACTGGCAAAGCAAGCTGCCCGAGTTCTGGACGACCACACCGTTGAAGATCCCGCAAGGCTTCAAACCGAACCCCTGGGTCCCAATACCATGGACCACATGGCAATTGACGGAATACGACAACTGGCCGGTACTCGCGTACCTGCATCGACCGGTACGTATCGATCTGAGCAACAACCACGGCGAACCGCTCAAGAAGGGCGAACGCATCGAAAAACTGCGTGAAGGTTGGCAGCAGGCGCTAGGCACCCTCGCTCCCAACGACCAGCCCAGCCGAATATTCCACGACACCGGCATGTCGACCAACAGTCTCGCGCTCCTCATCCAGGCACTGCACGACAACCCGCAGCACATCGATCTGGACGACCCGAAGGACGCGTTCGACATGCAGCGCCGCATCGGCGGCGACACAGGCACAAGCTCGACGTGGGTGCAAATGACGCTCGCGCTGATGATGGGATATAGCGATGGCAAAACAAGCGCGCTCATCAACCTGCGCGATCCGCTCCACGCGACCATCGTGATGGTGTCGCCACCGGACCAAACGTCGCGCGAGGCAAATCCGCAAACATTCAGCTGGGATTTCTAA
- a CDS encoding BPSS1780 family membrane protein, which translates to MIGLASFAGWFEEGARIARVRPVLWLAAVLVCADIATVLDLVPSLLMLGMLVAPIVMAAVVMMQERSSHSSRWSVSEMVDVVHAQRNALLSIGACCVAATYIGQLILFAAFHVSVKASVAANGVHALTFAYATHNGAGNALEPVFNALLHVIPVALLWFAPALVVLNKASPANAMTVSVRAVVRNWPVACLGLFAIVAGALLVPFVPMLVRALIVTPLATALIVMSLYGSYRGVFVER; encoded by the coding sequence GTGATCGGTTTGGCGAGTTTCGCAGGCTGGTTCGAAGAGGGCGCGCGCATCGCTCGTGTCCGGCCGGTGTTGTGGCTCGCGGCGGTGCTGGTCTGCGCCGATATCGCGACGGTATTGGACCTTGTGCCGTCGTTGTTGATGCTGGGCATGCTCGTCGCGCCGATCGTCATGGCGGCCGTCGTGATGATGCAGGAGCGCTCGAGTCATAGTTCGCGGTGGTCGGTCAGTGAGATGGTCGACGTTGTCCATGCGCAGCGGAACGCATTGCTCTCTATCGGAGCGTGCTGCGTTGCCGCGACGTACATCGGTCAATTGATTTTGTTCGCGGCATTCCATGTGAGCGTGAAGGCATCCGTTGCGGCCAATGGTGTGCATGCTTTGACATTCGCTTACGCCACGCACAATGGCGCGGGCAATGCGCTGGAGCCGGTGTTCAATGCGTTGCTCCATGTGATTCCGGTTGCGCTGTTGTGGTTTGCCCCGGCGCTGGTGGTACTGAACAAAGCGTCACCGGCTAATGCGATGACAGTGAGTGTGCGTGCTGTGGTGCGCAACTGGCCCGTCGCGTGTTTGGGCCTCTTCGCGATCGTCGCCGGCGCATTACTGGTTCCTTTCGTACCGATGCTTGTGCGCGCACTCATCGTGACGCCGCTGGCCACAGCGCTGATCGTCATGTCGCTGTATGGTAGCTATCGTGGTGTGTTCGTCGAGCGATAA
- the argC gene encoding N-acetyl-gamma-glutamyl-phosphate reductase → MSAPLVFIDGDQGTTGLQIHERLRGRTDLQRVTLAAAERKNSQRRAQALNACDIAILCLPDAAAREAVSMIANPAVRVIDASSAHRTQDGWTYGFPEMTQGQAERIVGAHRVTNPGCYPTGAIGLLRPLLEAGLVPRDYPLGIHAVSGYSGGGRAAVEAHENPGASRPLPFQTYGLALSHKHPPEIQQHAGLAHRPLFVPAYGAFRKGIVLTVPLELRLLAAGVDGATLRDCLARHYAGAAHVQVTSLEESRALTHLDPQALNDTDDMRLTVFANEEHGQVLLAAVFDNLGKGASGAAVQNLNLMIERL, encoded by the coding sequence ATGAGCGCTCCCCTTGTTTTCATCGATGGCGACCAAGGCACCACCGGATTGCAGATTCACGAGCGTCTGCGCGGCCGGACCGATCTGCAACGTGTCACGCTAGCCGCCGCCGAACGCAAGAATTCGCAGCGTCGCGCGCAGGCGCTCAACGCGTGCGACATCGCGATTCTCTGTCTGCCCGACGCCGCCGCGCGCGAGGCGGTCTCGATGATCGCCAATCCCGCCGTCAGGGTGATCGACGCGAGCTCCGCGCATCGCACGCAGGACGGCTGGACCTATGGCTTTCCGGAGATGACGCAAGGGCAGGCGGAGCGTATTGTGGGCGCGCATCGTGTCACGAATCCCGGTTGTTATCCGACGGGGGCAATCGGGCTTTTGCGTCCGCTGCTGGAGGCAGGGTTAGTACCGCGCGATTACCCGCTCGGTATCCACGCGGTGTCGGGGTACTCGGGAGGCGGGCGTGCCGCCGTGGAGGCGCATGAAAACCCCGGTGCTTCCCGGCCATTGCCGTTCCAGACCTATGGCCTGGCGTTGTCGCACAAGCACCCGCCGGAAATTCAGCAGCACGCGGGGCTCGCGCATCGCCCGCTTTTTGTTCCCGCTTATGGTGCGTTCCGGAAGGGCATTGTGCTGACGGTGCCGCTCGAATTGCGTCTGCTCGCCGCGGGTGTGGACGGCGCGACGCTGCGCGATTGTCTCGCGCGGCACTATGCCGGGGCGGCGCACGTGCAGGTTACGTCGCTGGAAGAATCGCGCGCTTTGACCCACCTCGATCCGCAAGCGCTGAATGACACCGACGACATGCGCCTGACGGTATTCGCCAACGAGGAGCACGGTCAGGTGCTGCTTGCCGCGGTGTTCGACAATCTCGGCAAGGGCGCGTCGGGCGCGGCCGTGCAGAACCTGAATCTGATGATCGAACGGTTGTAA
- a CDS encoding LysR family transcriptional regulator gives MREISLDRLRTLVAIAERGSFAEAARALNLAPPTVSLHIAELESRIGAPLLSRKRGQVRPSAIGETLVEKARRLLDDAERTLEEVQRQVQGLAGRVRLGASTGAIAHLLPQALEVLGQQHAAIDVQVAVLTSQETLTRLADGSLDVGLVALPQSPVAGLVIKPWRRDPVMAFVPAQWPCPARVTPAWLAAQPLILNDTTTRLSRLTAEWFANGGQHPAPRIEVNYNDAIKSLVAAGYGAALLPHEATTPLLDTRIVMRPLRPALWRQLGIAHRAGHVERSTRHVLDVLWDLRLR, from the coding sequence ATGCGAGAGATCAGTCTGGACCGCTTGCGCACGCTGGTGGCGATAGCCGAGCGCGGCTCTTTTGCGGAAGCGGCGCGCGCGTTGAACCTCGCGCCGCCCACCGTCAGCCTCCACATCGCGGAGCTGGAAAGCCGGATCGGCGCGCCGCTTCTGTCGCGCAAACGCGGGCAGGTGCGGCCGTCGGCCATTGGCGAAACGTTGGTGGAGAAAGCGCGCCGTCTGCTGGACGACGCGGAACGCACGCTCGAAGAGGTGCAGCGCCAGGTGCAGGGCCTCGCCGGTCGTGTGCGGCTGGGCGCGTCGACGGGCGCCATCGCGCACCTGTTGCCGCAGGCGCTCGAAGTACTGGGGCAGCAGCATGCCGCTATCGACGTTCAGGTTGCCGTGCTCACCTCGCAGGAAACGCTCACACGACTCGCGGACGGCTCGCTGGACGTGGGGCTGGTCGCGCTGCCGCAATCGCCCGTGGCGGGGCTCGTGATCAAACCGTGGCGCCGCGATCCGGTCATGGCCTTCGTGCCCGCTCAATGGCCGTGTCCGGCACGCGTCACGCCCGCCTGGCTCGCCGCTCAGCCGCTCATTCTCAACGACACCACCACTCGCCTCTCACGCCTGACCGCCGAATGGTTCGCGAACGGCGGGCAGCATCCGGCGCCGCGTATCGAGGTCAATTACAACGACGCGATCAAAAGTCTGGTGGCGGCGGGCTACGGCGCGGCGCTGTTACCTCATGAAGCCACCACGCCCTTGCTCGACACGCGTATCGTCATGCGTCCGCTGCGGCCCGCTTTGTGGCGCCAACTCGGCATTGCGCACCGAGCGGGACATGTCGAACGATCGACGCGACATGTACTCGACGTACTGTGGGATCTGCGGCTGAGATAG
- a CDS encoding DUF1700 domain-containing protein, which yields MTQEEFIQKLRVELGSLPKHVVDEIVADYHEYFGDALAAGRNEADVVAALGDPIKLARELKAQATLRQWEARRSFGNLAKVIVSIAGLGLLQLFLLIPFMFYLLMLTVGYAVSGALAVAGFVTVIALGSHHLLGWPSSFTSLPFTFESDDVGHVSANSSSKASGKASRDDDNDDDDDDDAAASGTDDARLAQVDMKAFRVVGDRFFLRPDDATRISVVTLAGPIDIENKDGKLKIDSVGGGRDLFKVEKDGSWSIARADIVALDLKDADGDHVSVARIGSDPKAMAWDVSNHGDRLSFVQGAGGQPKSLSVHSGSDSVVIDSDHVAIKNGINDVMIFGPRHSSIGVMIYGFAMLLAGVFGLFVCVWLTRMTWRALAHYVQRQLEVITTRLEAGHAS from the coding sequence ATGACGCAGGAAGAATTTATCCAGAAACTCCGTGTTGAACTGGGGAGTTTGCCAAAGCACGTAGTGGATGAAATCGTGGCCGACTACCACGAGTATTTCGGTGACGCACTCGCCGCTGGTCGCAATGAAGCGGACGTAGTCGCGGCGCTCGGCGATCCGATCAAACTGGCGCGTGAGTTGAAGGCCCAGGCGACCTTGCGTCAGTGGGAAGCACGGCGTTCGTTCGGCAATCTGGCGAAGGTGATCGTGTCGATCGCCGGGCTCGGGTTGTTGCAGTTGTTCCTGCTGATTCCGTTCATGTTTTATCTCCTGATGCTGACGGTCGGTTACGCGGTGTCCGGTGCGCTTGCGGTCGCCGGATTCGTGACGGTGATCGCGCTGGGTAGTCATCATCTGTTGGGATGGCCGTCGTCGTTCACGTCGCTGCCGTTCACCTTCGAAAGCGACGATGTGGGCCACGTCAGCGCGAATTCGAGCAGTAAGGCGAGCGGCAAGGCATCGCGCGACGACGACAACGATGACGATGACGATGATGACGCCGCCGCCTCCGGGACTGACGACGCGCGTCTTGCGCAAGTGGACATGAAGGCCTTCAGAGTCGTGGGCGACCGTTTCTTTCTTCGGCCCGATGACGCCACGCGAATTTCGGTGGTGACGCTCGCGGGCCCGATAGACATCGAGAATAAAGACGGCAAGTTGAAGATCGACTCAGTCGGCGGCGGACGCGATCTGTTCAAGGTCGAGAAAGACGGTTCGTGGTCGATCGCACGGGCCGATATCGTCGCACTCGATCTGAAAGATGCCGACGGCGACCATGTGTCCGTGGCGCGAATTGGGAGCGATCCGAAAGCCATGGCGTGGGACGTTTCGAATCACGGCGACCGTTTGTCCTTCGTACAAGGCGCGGGCGGCCAACCCAAAAGTCTGTCCGTACACAGCGGCTCGGATTCGGTGGTGATCGATAGCGACCACGTCGCGATCAAGAACGGTATCAATGACGTGATGATTTTCGGACCACGTCACTCAAGCATCGGCGTGATGATCTACGGATTCGCGATGCTGCTGGCAGGTGTCTTCGGTTTGTTTGTTTGTGTGTGGCTGACGCGCATGACCTGGCGCGCGCTGGCCCACTACGTTCAGCGGCAACTTGAGGTCATCACCACCCGGCTGGAAGCAGGGCACGCCTCCTGA
- a CDS encoding SRPBCC family protein: MTTGIIRLHRVLHATPERLYRAFLEADAKAKWLPPYGFTCKVHHLDARVGGTYKMSFHNFGTGEGHSFGGEYLELVPFEKIRYTDRFDDPNLPGQMTTTVSIRQVSCGSELTIVQEGVPEVIPVEMCYLGWQESLAQLAKLVEPVIP, from the coding sequence ATGACTACCGGAATCATCCGTCTGCACCGCGTCCTGCACGCAACGCCTGAGCGACTCTATCGCGCCTTTCTGGAGGCCGACGCGAAAGCGAAATGGCTTCCGCCGTATGGTTTCACCTGCAAGGTTCATCATCTGGATGCGCGCGTGGGTGGCACGTACAAAATGTCTTTTCACAACTTCGGCACGGGTGAGGGCCACTCGTTCGGTGGCGAGTACCTCGAACTCGTACCGTTCGAGAAGATTCGCTATACGGATCGGTTCGACGATCCGAATCTTCCCGGGCAGATGACTACGACGGTTTCCATTCGGCAGGTATCGTGCGGAAGTGAGCTCACGATCGTGCAGGAAGGCGTGCCCGAGGTTATTCCCGTGGAGATGTGCTATCTCGGTTGGCAGGAGTCGCTGGCGCAATTGGCGAAGTTGGTCGAGCCGGTGATTCCTTGA
- a CDS encoding PadR family transcriptional regulator produces the protein MKTQLKKGTLDMCVLAVLAGGDSYAYEIVSTLSETMEISEGTIYPLMRRLQAEAWVTTYFVESSSGPPRKYYTLTNAGRDSLAEMQDEWRSFVDEVNGVLALSRMRSGTGEQE, from the coding sequence ATGAAAACCCAGCTTAAGAAGGGCACCCTCGACATGTGTGTGCTTGCCGTCCTCGCAGGAGGCGACAGTTATGCATACGAGATCGTCTCGACCCTATCGGAAACCATGGAAATCAGCGAGGGCACGATTTATCCGCTGATGCGCCGGCTCCAGGCTGAAGCGTGGGTCACCACGTACTTCGTCGAATCCAGCTCGGGCCCGCCGCGCAAGTACTACACGTTGACGAACGCCGGCCGCGACAGTCTCGCGGAAATGCAGGACGAATGGCGCAGTTTTGTCGATGAGGTCAATGGCGTGCTGGCTCTATCCCGCATGCGCTCAGGAACAGGGGAACAGGAATGA
- a CDS encoding EAL domain-containing protein, translating to MSAVSSVPTEVAIPRDTAVFVARQPIMDRGGRVVAYELLFRDGPTGPGRIDDDLRCTTAVVQRAVGSIGLERLVGNKAAFLNCPHDFLFSDYPNVLPASRFVLEILESVELTSNLARRCSELRGTGFQIALDDVRGMTDEIRWFLPSVDIIKIDWPFVDRDALPELVAEFKRAGKVVLAEKVETVEDAELARELGCDLLQGYYFSKPQIFSGKRAMPPVKAILRVFDLVGSDAPLSSIARALKETPMLVAQLLRLANSSEQPNGKAERISSLKQALSIAGSRRLLHWCGLLLYANRDGLPIDDDPLVLLAQRRAHFMEKAIDLLPDGSRPLLATAYLTGMLSLLHIAYHMELRNFVDELPVSESIRGAILDGGGVLGELLLIAGHLERGEGEAAIGGLQRLAVSPEESRKMIECY from the coding sequence ATGAGCGCCGTCAGCAGCGTCCCTACCGAAGTTGCAATACCGCGCGATACAGCCGTGTTCGTGGCGCGTCAGCCCATCATGGATCGGGGCGGCCGCGTCGTCGCTTACGAACTGCTTTTCAGGGACGGCCCCACGGGACCCGGCCGCATCGACGACGATTTGCGCTGCACGACGGCGGTGGTGCAGCGTGCGGTCGGGTCGATCGGTCTCGAACGTCTGGTTGGGAACAAGGCCGCGTTTCTCAACTGCCCGCACGACTTTCTGTTCTCCGACTACCCGAACGTCTTGCCGGCGTCCCGATTCGTGCTGGAGATTCTGGAGTCGGTCGAACTGACTTCGAATCTCGCGCGACGTTGCAGCGAGTTGCGCGGCACGGGCTTCCAGATCGCGCTAGACGACGTGCGCGGCATGACCGACGAAATCCGCTGGTTTCTGCCGTCCGTGGATATCATCAAGATCGACTGGCCGTTCGTGGATCGCGACGCATTGCCGGAACTGGTCGCCGAGTTCAAACGTGCCGGCAAGGTCGTACTCGCCGAAAAGGTTGAAACCGTCGAGGACGCGGAACTGGCCCGGGAACTGGGTTGCGACCTGCTGCAGGGCTACTATTTTTCGAAGCCGCAGATCTTTTCCGGCAAGCGCGCCATGCCGCCGGTCAAGGCGATCCTTCGCGTGTTCGATCTGGTCGGCAGCGACGCGCCGTTGAGCAGTATCGCGCGAGCTTTGAAAGAAACGCCCATGCTGGTCGCGCAACTGCTGCGGCTTGCCAATAGCAGCGAGCAACCCAATGGCAAGGCCGAACGCATCTCGTCGCTGAAACAGGCGCTTTCTATTGCCGGCAGCCGCCGGTTGCTGCATTGGTGCGGGCTTCTGCTTTACGCCAATCGCGACGGCCTGCCGATCGACGACGATCCGCTCGTGCTGCTCGCGCAGCGGCGCGCGCATTTCATGGAGAAGGCAATCGACCTGCTGCCGGACGGATCGCGTCCGCTGCTCGCTACGGCTTATCTCACCGGCATGCTGTCGCTGCTGCATATCGCGTATCACATGGAGTTGCGCAATTTCGTCGACGAGTTGCCGGTGTCCGAATCGATTCGCGGGGCGATTCTCGACGGTGGCGGCGTGCTTGGTGAATTGCTGCTGATTGCCGGGCATCTGGAACGTGGTGAGGGAGAAGCGGCGATTGGCGGATTGCAACGGTTGGCTGTTTCGCCGGAAGAGTCGAGGAAGATGATTGAGTGTTATTGA
- a CDS encoding cytochrome b/b6 domain-containing protein codes for MDADQSLSAAQQSAHRAVLVWDLPVRLFHWSVVVLVVAAYVTIRLNWMDWHVRIGETLLALVLFRLLWGCFGSETARFRSFLASPVAALQHLRHVLRRDPDVQVGHNPAGAWMVLLLLALLLTETLTGLYVYNDVADVGPLSEWMPAPIANAISTLHAVVWDVLLIAVVLHVTAILLYAAAKGHNLLRPMLTGRKSLPADVQAPRTASAALALLLLAIAAAVVVALATYL; via the coding sequence ATGGATGCCGATCAATCGCTCAGTGCAGCGCAGCAGTCTGCTCATCGAGCGGTGTTGGTGTGGGACTTGCCCGTCCGTCTGTTCCATTGGTCCGTGGTGGTGCTGGTCGTCGCCGCCTACGTCACCATCCGATTGAACTGGATGGACTGGCACGTCCGGATCGGCGAAACCTTGCTCGCGCTGGTGCTATTCCGTTTGCTGTGGGGTTGCTTTGGCAGCGAGACGGCGCGATTCCGCAGTTTTTTGGCGTCGCCCGTTGCCGCGCTGCAGCATCTGCGACACGTGTTGCGCCGCGATCCGGACGTGCAGGTGGGCCACAATCCCGCCGGCGCGTGGATGGTGCTTCTGCTGCTCGCTTTACTACTGACGGAAACCCTCACCGGGCTCTACGTCTACAACGACGTCGCCGACGTGGGTCCCCTTTCCGAATGGATGCCCGCACCGATCGCCAATGCAATTTCCACGCTGCATGCCGTCGTGTGGGACGTCCTGCTGATCGCCGTCGTGCTGCACGTAACGGCCATTCTGCTCTACGCGGCCGCCAAGGGGCACAACCTGCTGCGGCCCATGCTGACAGGCCGCAAGTCCCTGCCGGCGGACGTCCAGGCGCCGCGGACGGCGTCGGCGGCGCTGGCGCTGTTATTGCTCGCCATCGCGGCCGCCGTGGTCGTCGCGCTCGCCACCTATCTCTGA
- a CDS encoding helix-turn-helix transcriptional regulator has protein sequence MTETRQLIATIKQQLKAAGLTYRHVALALDLSEPSVKRLFAGESLSVERLVQICDLLGVTLIELLQDAESSIPRLHVLTREQEAQLVSNDKLLLVAICALSHWSLEDIVSAYRLSKAECIKHLLVLDRMGIADLKPGNRIRLLVARDFDWLQDGPIRHLFLEQGLPDFMESRFDVPDESMDFAHGMLTEAAYAQLQVEMRKLRGKLAALHNESSAAPLTEKRGTALLLAMRVWEPEVFRKLRRAA, from the coding sequence ATGACCGAGACCCGTCAGCTCATTGCAACGATCAAGCAGCAACTCAAAGCGGCCGGGCTGACTTATCGACACGTCGCACTGGCGCTCGATTTATCGGAACCGAGCGTCAAGCGTCTGTTTGCGGGGGAGAGTCTCTCGGTGGAGCGGCTCGTGCAGATCTGCGATCTGCTCGGTGTCACGCTGATCGAATTACTGCAGGACGCGGAGTCGTCGATTCCGCGCCTGCATGTCCTCACGCGTGAACAGGAGGCGCAGCTCGTCTCGAATGACAAGCTGCTGCTGGTGGCGATCTGTGCGCTGAGTCACTGGTCGCTCGAAGACATCGTGTCCGCTTACCGGTTGTCGAAAGCCGAGTGCATCAAGCATCTTCTCGTGCTGGACCGCATGGGAATTGCGGATCTGAAACCGGGGAACCGGATCCGCTTGCTGGTGGCGCGAGACTTCGACTGGCTGCAGGACGGCCCGATCCGGCATCTGTTTCTGGAACAGGGCTTGCCCGACTTCATGGAGAGCCGCTTCGACGTGCCGGACGAGTCCATGGACTTCGCTCACGGCATGTTGACCGAAGCGGCCTACGCTCAACTGCAAGTAGAAATGCGCAAGTTGCGCGGCAAACTGGCCGCGCTTCACAACGAATCGTCGGCCGCCCCGTTGACGGAGAAGCGCGGCACTGCCCTGCTTCTGGCAATGCGCGTGTGGGAACCTGAAGTGTTCAGAAAGCTCCGGCGGGCGGCGTGA